gtgagcatttctcctttgccaagataatccatccacctgacaggtgtggcatatcaataagctgattaaacagcatgatcattatacaggagCACCAAAAGGCCACTCAaaaatgcagttttgtcacacagcacaatgcgacagatgtctcaagttttgagggagcgtgcaattggcatgctgactgcaggaatgtccaccagagctgttgccactgaatttaatgttaatttctctaccataagctgcctacaacgtagttttagagaatttggcagtacgtcaaaccggcctcacaaccgcagaccagcgtcgtgtgggcgagaggtttgctgattgtgaacagagtgccccatggtgtcgGTGgggttgtgccattcatccgtccccatcacctcatgttccagcatgataatgcacagcccatgtcgcaaggatatgtacacaattcctggaagctgtaaATGTCCCAGTTCGtcaatggcctgcatactcaccagacatgcaaCTTTGCattgccattgaagaggagtgggacaacattccacaggccacaatcaacagcctgatcaactctatgggatggagatgtgttgcgctgtaTGAGGTAAATGGTGATCTcacaagatactgactggttttctgatccacgcccctacctttttagaaggtttctgtgaccaacagatgcatatctgtattcccggtcatgtgaaataaatagattatggcctttatttcaattgacaaatgtccttatatgaactgtagctcagtaaaatctttgaaattgttgcatgttgcgtttatatttttgttcagtgtagatcatTTGGAGTGTGAGGTTGGTAAATGTTTGCTAAACATAGCACTATAATGGTGTGTTTTGGGCTGTGAATTTTTCCCTCATTGGTGTAATTTTACATTTAGACAAACAACTACCCATTTACTTATTCCTCttgattctctctttctcctctacctTTTTCTcaccatctccccccccccccccaccccctcccaccctctctccctctcccaggtaCCAGTCTCCTTCAGGAAGTGGTGTATCTGGTGAGTCAGGGGGCGGAACCAGATGAGATTGGTCTGATGAACATCGATGAGCAGCTTCCTGTTCTGGAGTACCCTCAGCCTGGCCTAGACAtcatacaggtaggcctacagtactgaGTATTACTACTGTTCTGGAGTACCCTCAGCCTGGCCTAGACAtcatacaggtaggcctacagtactgaGTATTACTACTGTTCTGGAGTACCCTCAGCCTGGCCTAGACAtcatacaggtaggcctacagcACTGAGTATTACTACTGTTCTGGAGTACCCTCAGCCTGGCCTAGACAtcatacaggtaggcctacagcACTGAGTATTACTACTGTTCTGGAGTACCCTCAGCCTGGCCTAGACAtcatacaggtaggcctacagtactgaGTATTACTACTGTTCTGGAGTACCCTCAGCCTGGCCTAGACAtcatacaggtaggcctacagcACTGAGTATACTACTGTTCTGGAGTACCATCAGCCTGGCCTAGACATCATACAGGTAGGCCAACAGTACTGAGTATTACCACTGTTCTGGAGTACCCTTAGCCTGGCCTAGACATCATACAGGTAGGCCAACAGTACTGAGTATTACCACTGTTCTGGAGGACCCTCAGCCTGGCCTAGACATCATACAGGTAGGCTAACAGTACTGAGTATTACCACTGTTCTGGAGTACCCTCAGCCTGGCCTAGACAtcatacaggtaggcctacagcACTGAGTATTACTACTGTACTGGAGTACCCTCAGTCTGGCCTAGACAtcatacaggtaggcctacagcACTGAGTATTACTACTGTTCTGGAGTACCCTCAGCCTGGCCTAGACAtcatacaggtaggcctacagcACTGAGTATTACTACTGTCCTGGAGTACCCTCAGCCTGGCCTAGACATTATACAGGTAGGCCTAGAGCACTGAATATTATGACTGTTCTGGAGTACCCTCAGCCTGGCCTAGACAtcatacaggtaggcctacagtactgaGTATTACTACTGTTCTGGAGTACCCTCAGCCTGGCCTAGACAtcatacaggtaggcctacagcACTGACTATACTACTGTTCTGGAGTACCATCAGCCTGGCCTAGACATCATACAGGTAGGCCAACAGTACTGAGTATTACCACTGTTCTGGAGTACCCTTAGCCTGGCCTAGACATCATACAGGTAGGCCAACAGTACTGAGTATTACCACTGTTCTGGAGTACCCTCAGCCTGGCCTAGACATCATACAGGTAGGCTAACAGTACTGAGTATTACCACTGTTCTGGAGTACCCTCAGCCTGGCCTAGACAtcatacaggtaggcctacagcACTGAGTATTACTACTGTACTGGAGTACCCTCAGTCTGGCCTAGACAtcatacaggtaggcctacagcACTGAGTATTACTACTGTTCTGGAGTACCCTCAGCCTGGCCTAGACAtcatacaggtaggcctacagcACTGAGTATTACTACTGTCCTGGAGTACCCTCAGCCTGGCCTAGACATTATACAGGTAGGCCTAGAGCACTGAATATTATGACTGTTCTGGAGTACCCTCAGCCTGGCCTAGACAtcatacaggtaggcctacagcACTGAGTATTACTACTGTCCTGGAGTACCCTCAGCCTGGCCTAGACAtcatacaggtaggcctacagcACTGAGTATTATTACTTCCTGATCCTGAATCACTTTCTTGTAAAACAGACAGGTACAGTTAACCAAAACACTCAGCCCACCACATGCGGCACCATATTTCAATGCAAAGCAAGAAATGGATTAGGTGTTTTTCTGCTCCTTGTTTTATACCGTCTCTGTTCCCAATGTTATGATGACGTTTCCTCTATGTTTTCCCAGGAATTGACGTCTCCTCGTCTGATCAAAAGCCACCTGCCCTACCGCTTCCTGCCTACAGCCATGCACAATGGAGAGTCCAAGGTCAGAGTACACTTCAATTGGTTTGTATAATGTTTGTATAATGTTTCCATGTATTCAACCCTAATTGTCTATGTGGTTCTATGTGGTTCTCCTGTAGGTGATCTACATGGCGAGGAACCCTAAAGATCTTGTGGTGTCTTACTACCAGTTCCACCGCTCCCTCAGAACCATGAGCTACCGCGGAACCTTCCAGGAGTTCTGCAGACGCTTCATGAACGACAAGCGTGAGTGTCAGAGTTCAGGGTTCACCCGCCCAGGTGTGCAGGGGGTGTCACTATTCATCATGTGTCCTCTGTCTACACTGGACTACTTTTCTTAATTGAGACTAAGAGGAATGGGTGGCTATCAGGGAGACCTGGCATTATTTAGGCAATAAGTAACTGATCAGGCCAGGTTGTGTGAAGAGGGAAGAGAAAGCCTAGTCACCTGGGGTAACTCACAAACTCTCTCCacctatatatctctctctctccctttctttttctctctgtctcatagtGGGATATGGTTCCTGGTTTGAGCATGTGCAGGAGTTCTGGGAGCATCGCATGGACTCAAACGTAATTTTCCTGAAATATGAAGACATGTacaaggtataaaaaaaaaacgcTTTCCTCCctagctctcgctctctccctccatcactagTCTAAATCTACtgtctagaagaaaaagaaacgcacacctatttaggcgaggtgctggctagcggagtagaaaacttgaaaataaaggagagccgcacactctaggagctcagatgcaaaaaatatttaatttaccaacgtttcgacaggcaagctgtcttcatcagggtacaatcacagacactgcgggatgactcgtttatatagtgtcaagacacacaggtgtctataatcatggccaagagtggcctaatatcattggttaatttctcaaatattaaaatggcatagaaagagcagcatacaataaatacaaatggatagcatacgatcatagactcaCTTATGACCACACAAGCCTACAAACAACCACAATGGCAAAGTCAAAGGACATACATAAATCTACTGTCTACCATATATCTAACAAACACCAAACCTTACCAGAACCTCCTAGAGGTACAGTGAGTAGTCAGCCGCTAAAACCCACCATAAGATCATTCTGGAAGCCTCTAGCAGGCCAAGTTTGGCCCTGCTTTGGGTGGTCATGCTCTATCCTATCCCAAACCAATGTCACTCTACCATACCACCTAACCCTATGATAATCGTACCACCCTCAGAGCTACGTGGCAACCAGAGTTCCGGTCTATGGAACATAACTGTAACTGTACTCTCACTGGGGCAGAATGGGGCCAAATCAATAGTGTTGTTTGCCGTTCCAAAGGTCCCTGCAGGGCTGCAttgcacagaaacacacacacacgcatgcatgcatgctcttatgctcacacacacacacacacacacacacacacacacacacacacacacacacacacacacacacactcacactcacactcacactcacacacaacaccTGCCCAGAAACACAGCGTGTTCTTATTAGGAATAATTTGCAAACACAAACATTTGTGATCTTATTCACTATCACTCAAAGTGACTATCACTGTTACAACATAGTTACAGCATCGACACTGTTGGGGGCAAGTAGCTCATGTAGCCTACCTTTCTTAGAAAGCAAACaggttacagtttttctcaatcgcGTACAAGCATTTTTTTTGGAACAATGTTGTTGACTTCCAAAACAGAGTTCAAAAGAGAGAGAACTCTGTGGCCTTTTGCAAAAGAGTGAATGCGTTTTAGGAAATGTAGTTGCcaactctgtcacgccctgaacatagtaagctgttttttctctgtgttggttggggcgtgatggtgacttgggtgggttatcttggtgaatttgtatgtctatggtggcctgatatggttcccaatcagaggcagctgtttgtcgttgtctctgattggggatcacatttcccttttgtgtttgtgggatcttgtctatgtttagttgcctgtctgcactaattgtatagcttcacgttttgttgtttttgttcagtgttttcaTTCATTgaaagagaatgtacgcataccaaccacgctgcgccttggtctcactcATACGTCGATCGTGACATcctcaaaacataaatacattcatcAAAATGATATTATACCGTCAACATTTCAGATTGATCAAAAAAGAACACGACTGCCTGCAAAAAGATAAACGCAACCATACTTATCTATTGAGTCCAAGCAGACAAAACAGAAAGTTAGTCTGTCTGATAAAAATCCAAGTAGATCAATACATTTTCTTTGCAGTCACTAAAAAGGAAGTACAACTATCCAAAAGTGCAGAATTATGGGCTATTACTCTCCTTTTATGCATATTACACCAAACAATTTCATACACACATATTATTCCTGATAAAAAATAGAAGAAATAAGCACATTCATCGGTATCATCAAAATGCAGTTTCATGTATTCAATACAAAGGCTAGTTTGCTCATTGCTATATAGACTTTCCATTGGTGCGCAGAAACACTATCCGCaagtttcctccgacacattggtgcggctggcttccgggttaagcgagcagtgcagcttggcagggtcatgtttcggaggacgcgcggctctcgaccttcgcctctcccgaggaCCGTaggagagttgcagcgatgagacaagactgtaactaccaattggatatcacaaaattggggagaaaaaggggtaaaaaaaaaaaaagaataaatgCAAATAAAAAAGGCGAATACAATGGAGGAACACAACTATGAATGTACAGGCCTCAATCATCACCATAGCAAAGCTCTTTCAAAGTTCACAATGTGGAAGATGATGACTTATGGGTAACCCGACTTCATGCTCTGCATCTCTGCATGTCAACAATATTGTAACAATTAGACAGTCCCAATTTCCTCGATCTTTCCATatattgttattatattgtaCATGGTATGACACTGATGGGCTGATTTAGAATTTTGTGCAGTAGTATTTACTGGTTGCCAGAAACAGTGAACACAATTGCACGCGTTTCTCTTCCGACGAAAACAATGCGTTATATTCTGTGAACAAAACTTAACCGTGACTTTTGTGTTCACTGATGACAAAAGTTGGTCTTAAGAAATGCAAGTCAGTTACGAAGGCAAGAACACGATCAGACGTTCTGTAAATGTATTTGAGCGCTTGATCATTGCTGTTCCGCTGTAGATACGTTTCAACAAAGATCCAAAAATGGCTTGAACGCAATTGAGATAAACAGTGACATGTATATCAAGGGTATTTGCTGAGCAAGTGTGTTATATAAGGATAAGAAAACGTCTGTTTCTATAGAAAGAAAAAAGGAACTGTGGTCAAAGTTTATAACCGTCCACATAGACAGAAATTCAGCCTCTTTATTGCAAGGCAATGAAACTCCAACGTATAACCGCTAGATAACGCATAGGAGGATCTGTACACGTGTCTAGATGACATAAGCAGATGTTCGGAGTCAGAGTTCAACCCCCACTCTGTCTGagatgtaggggagagtggggtaagttgagccgttcTTTACATTCAGTATCACTCCGTCAAGGGAactatagtattctttctaacaatgATATCTACATAGATTTCatgatgttgtgtatccctggaaataatcagaatagatgtaaacattacagttttgaaaacatagcttgtccaaaagAAGTGGTCTCTTGGCTCAATTTACCTCATACCCGGGGTAAGATGTTCCAACAGAGACCTCTTATTTTGGACATGCGGAACAGGTTATGTTAAGCCGCATACAAATGTCTCtactgaattaaatattaccactacctttttatAATCATGTCCATATTTATTTTCCAAACAAAATTCAACACAATCACTTTTAGTCTTTTAATAATTTTAAGCATATTTTAACACATAACAAACATGTTGTACTTTTTACCACTGTTAActcatatcccagcgataatgcctcattttttgttcagtatattttgtaaaatgatacattttgtgtatggtttcctagaaacaagaaCACcatacccctttggctcaacttaccccactccccCTATAAATACAGCCCTTGTCACAGTGGCGTGACTGCTTTGTGTATGGAATAGAAAGTACTGCAACTATACTGCCTATTAAGAAGACATGATCAAACTCTAGCTCATAGGTCATTTGGGAGTGATACGAAGAGATCATTTGGTGCAGTCACCTCATAAATGATTGGCactcttgataaagatgagcaaaaaagactgtatcaaataaataatacaaatactgagctatatggTGTACtccaaaaaatgtattgttttatattgctcagagaaatagattTTGTTTCACAAGTAATTTCTCAAATAGATACGTAGTTTCTCAAATAGATACGTAGGcacccctaaatatatatatatttttataaatctGCATTAACATTCAACTTTTTAAATGTAGTCTTAAAGCGCAATcggcagtagaaacaataacaaagccgtCTCCCCACCCCtgattttggtaaaaagctgagggatggggctggagaaatgtaaccactctcaaattcatagacaaagcTATGGATGAAAGGACTGACGGTCCATGGTATCAAAATTATATTTTTAATAATGTTTTGgagctatatagtgtttgttaaaaatgtatttgtttacaaacggagtaaaacaagtttatatattGGTGTCTGATGGGTTAcggcagttgaactaagctcatgaggcatttataagtta
This is a stretch of genomic DNA from Salvelinus alpinus chromosome 11, SLU_Salpinus.1, whole genome shotgun sequence. It encodes these proteins:
- the LOC139534085 gene encoding sulfotransferase 4A1-like, with the protein product MAESEADTPSTPIEFESKYFEFDGVRLPPFCRGKMEEIANFSLRSSDIWIVTYPKSGTSLLQEVVYLVSQGAEPDEIGLMNIDEQLPVLEYPQPGLDIIQELTSPRLIKSHLPYRFLPTAMHNGESKVIYMARNPKDLVVSYYQFHRSLRTMSYRGTFQEFCRRFMNDKLGYGSWFEHVQEFWEHRMDSNVIFLKYEDMYKDLGMLVGQLARFLGVSCDKAQLETMVESCNQLIEQCCNSEALSICRGRVGLWQDIFTVSMNDKFDTVYRQKMGKSDLTFDFGL